The following proteins come from a genomic window of Leptospira andrefontaineae:
- the gspD gene encoding type II secretion system secretin GspD — translation MRKTDLRSRYLRNATFAFLLLLSVNEGLLSQASKKGTKRNTTPSAEDTKEKTFYANWRDTELNDFLKGMSAILKKNILLDESLKGKKITIISQREIPIKNAFPFMKAVLESMGFAIVEEVDLITIVKLKDALARSPYVRVGKEPIPETEALDNRIITQIIPVENVKPEELEPILKRLTSPNTDIIVYRNTNTIVLSGSTADINKLLTLVNELDVRPDETTPGAVASAGDVHIYTLEFSEAEKIAATLIKLDNPMVGDLPVASGAPGAPPPPAPKVEKIKAVAHKESNSVIVTATEAEWNEIRKIIRVLDSARKQVLLEVLIVELSSTDTNDFGIDWRFQGQGPYSQFNSGLAKEGNIINSSGRINPNLNTLSGFSLGFVQAGAQQILGILSANQGNENFNVLSAPQVLTLDNQEAEINVGQDVPVRTQSRNAGLGGANAVTVDNYEYRPTGIKLKFTPHVNKNNRITLDLLQEIKNIASIALAGGNPTFNRREVKTTITIDNRQTIVIGGLISNDKQKRLIKIPLLGDIPYLGWIFRRTTEQLKKTNLMVFITPHILDNRELADKMTVKKKLQQERYEIERERVLNKEATIKERGE, via the coding sequence ATGCGCAAAACAGATTTACGATCCAGATATTTGAGAAACGCAACATTTGCGTTTTTACTTCTTCTTTCGGTGAACGAGGGTTTACTCTCCCAAGCCTCCAAAAAAGGTACTAAGAGAAATACGACCCCGTCTGCAGAAGATACAAAGGAAAAAACCTTTTATGCTAACTGGAGAGATACTGAACTTAATGATTTTCTAAAAGGGATGAGCGCAATCCTAAAGAAAAACATTCTCTTGGATGAGAGTTTAAAAGGTAAAAAGATCACAATCATCTCCCAAAGAGAGATCCCTATCAAAAACGCATTTCCTTTCATGAAGGCAGTTTTGGAATCCATGGGATTCGCGATCGTAGAAGAAGTGGACCTGATCACTATCGTAAAATTGAAGGATGCACTTGCCAGATCTCCTTATGTAAGAGTAGGTAAAGAACCTATTCCCGAAACGGAAGCGTTAGATAATCGTATTATTACACAGATCATTCCCGTTGAAAACGTTAAACCGGAAGAATTGGAACCTATCTTAAAAAGATTAACTTCTCCTAATACAGATATTATCGTTTATAGAAATACGAATACGATCGTACTTTCAGGTTCTACCGCTGACATCAATAAACTTCTAACTTTAGTAAATGAGTTGGATGTAAGGCCTGATGAAACCACTCCTGGGGCAGTTGCTTCTGCTGGTGATGTCCATATTTATACGTTAGAATTTAGCGAAGCGGAGAAGATTGCAGCTACTCTGATCAAATTAGATAATCCTATGGTAGGAGATCTTCCTGTTGCAAGCGGTGCACCTGGTGCACCACCTCCTCCTGCGCCTAAAGTAGAAAAGATCAAAGCAGTTGCTCATAAAGAATCCAACTCAGTGATCGTAACCGCGACTGAAGCGGAATGGAATGAGATCCGTAAAATTATCCGAGTTTTAGATTCTGCAAGAAAGCAGGTTCTATTAGAAGTATTGATCGTGGAACTTTCTTCCACTGATACAAATGACTTCGGCATTGACTGGAGATTCCAAGGACAAGGTCCTTATAGCCAGTTCAACTCGGGTCTTGCTAAAGAAGGAAATATCATCAATTCTAGTGGTAGGATCAACCCGAACCTAAACACTTTATCCGGATTCTCTCTCGGTTTCGTCCAAGCAGGTGCACAACAGATCTTAGGTATCTTAAGTGCAAACCAAGGAAACGAGAATTTTAACGTATTATCAGCTCCTCAAGTTCTTACCTTGGACAACCAAGAAGCAGAGATCAACGTTGGACAAGACGTTCCAGTTAGAACCCAAAGCCGTAACGCAGGTTTGGGTGGTGCAAACGCTGTGACAGTGGACAACTATGAATATCGTCCAACAGGTATTAAGTTAAAATTCACTCCTCACGTGAATAAGAACAACCGGATCACTTTAGATCTTTTACAAGAGATCAAAAATATTGCCTCCATCGCTCTTGCCGGAGGAAACCCAACATTCAACAGAAGGGAAGTAAAAACTACGATCACTATCGATAATAGACAAACGATCGTGATCGGGGGTTTGATCTCCAACGATAAACAAAAACGTCTGATCAAGATCCCGTTACTTGGCGATATCCCTTATCTGGGTTGGATCTTCCGTAGAACTACTGAACAGTTAAAAAAGACCAATTTGATGGTTTTTATCACTCCACATATCTTGGATAATCGTGAACTTGCTGATAAGATGACTGTTAAGAAGAAACTACAGCAAGAAAGATATGAAATTGAAAGGGAAAGGGTTCTAAACAAGGAAGCCACCATCAAGGAACGCGGAGAATAA
- a CDS encoding M23 family metallopeptidase codes for MSSRNIKRKSSRRSPLGSRRHPGAADIKYVKRTILCLPIISAMMASALSADPLKNYENAINDYANKDSSFFTDKEERKIKQLFSQSPEEWEEDKYSSLSYHKDKSNLELPSFISINPIVSSKIVSQSGFIIKSYIVKPKDTLFRIAKSLKTTAAKISEANGLNKGSVLKVGQSLSVPVKVGNASRQKIEYKRVFITPVLGARFSSRYGKRKDPFHTGGGGYHTGIDMAGPQGAPILASADGVVSFAGVNGGYGNSVIIDHPNGYRTMYAHCAKITVEEGTKVKAGTVIGAVGRTGSATGSHLHFEVFYNGKRINPEVALRKTLKIVTNLDPGKVAKL; via the coding sequence ATGAGCTCACGGAATATAAAAAGAAAAAGTAGCCGTCGTTCCCCCCTAGGTTCAAGAAGGCATCCCGGTGCGGCCGATATTAAATATGTGAAACGGACGATTCTTTGCCTTCCCATTATATCCGCCATGATGGCTTCGGCTTTATCGGCCGATCCTCTCAAAAATTACGAAAACGCGATCAACGATTACGCGAATAAGGATTCTTCCTTCTTTACAGATAAGGAAGAACGCAAGATCAAACAATTATTCTCCCAATCCCCGGAAGAATGGGAAGAAGACAAATATTCTTCTCTTAGCTATCATAAAGATAAGTCCAATTTGGAACTTCCTTCTTTCATTAGCATCAATCCTATTGTTTCTTCCAAGATAGTTAGCCAAAGCGGCTTTATTATAAAATCCTATATTGTAAAACCTAAGGATACTTTATTCAGGATCGCTAAATCCTTAAAAACCACTGCTGCTAAAATTTCAGAAGCAAACGGTTTAAACAAAGGTTCGGTTCTAAAAGTAGGGCAAAGTTTAAGTGTTCCTGTAAAAGTAGGAAATGCTTCCCGTCAAAAGATAGAATACAAAAGAGTTTTCATCACACCGGTTTTAGGAGCTAGGTTTTCTTCCAGATACGGAAAGAGAAAGGATCCATTCCACACAGGTGGAGGAGGCTACCATACGGGAATAGATATGGCTGGCCCTCAAGGAGCACCAATCTTAGCTTCCGCAGATGGAGTAGTAAGTTTTGCCGGAGTGAACGGCGGTTACGGAAACTCAGTCATCATAGATCATCCAAACGGCTATAGAACCATGTATGCGCATTGCGCTAAAATTACAGTGGAAGAGGGAACGAAAGTGAAAGCTGGCACGGTCATAGGTGCCGTAGGTCGCACAGGCTCCGCCACAGGTTCCCATCTCCATTTCGAGGTGTTCTATAACGGAAAAAGGATCAATCCTGAGGTGGCACTTAGGAAGACCTTAAAAATTGTTACCAACCTGGACCCAGGCAAGGTAGCGAAACTTTAA
- a CDS encoding general secretion pathway protein GspC, with translation MNAIFIEFRKHTFYVLIPVVIFFSFSLAYLCRGILLLFLTPNVQTGSSTSAPRRPVAENSITIEMSKEMVTGSLFRGSLAPPPGETPAGVDGSPGAPPDTGEGEEMRITGTLSGHWSFARVTILEKGKQNAEEFAMGEAVGGYKVKSILLNHVVLEKGGQSLKVEIGQTPGEARAKLGAQADVPGGPPAADTVRKILSRQDVNRKLANVAELYKGKFGPYLENNTIAGYKIYSIGSDHIFYSLGARTGDVVRRVNGMPLNDTVKMMEIWNSLKTADKVSVDVERMGKILSYEFIIRN, from the coding sequence ATGAACGCAATTTTTATCGAATTCAGAAAACATACATTCTATGTTCTGATCCCTGTCGTGATATTTTTTTCCTTCTCTCTGGCATATCTATGTAGAGGGATACTTCTACTTTTTCTGACCCCGAATGTGCAAACAGGTTCCTCCACTTCAGCACCCAGAAGACCGGTCGCAGAGAATTCTATCACCATCGAGATGTCCAAAGAGATGGTAACCGGTTCTTTATTTAGGGGAAGTTTAGCTCCTCCTCCTGGGGAAACTCCTGCTGGTGTAGATGGCAGTCCGGGAGCACCTCCAGATACCGGAGAAGGTGAGGAGATGAGAATTACAGGAACCTTAAGCGGGCACTGGAGTTTTGCACGAGTCACTATTTTAGAAAAAGGGAAACAAAACGCGGAAGAATTCGCGATGGGAGAAGCTGTGGGCGGCTACAAAGTAAAGTCCATTCTTCTGAACCATGTTGTTTTAGAAAAAGGAGGCCAATCTCTCAAAGTCGAGATAGGCCAAACACCGGGAGAAGCAAGGGCTAAACTAGGAGCCCAGGCGGATGTCCCTGGAGGACCACCTGCGGCTGATACAGTTCGTAAAATTCTGTCCAGACAGGACGTGAATAGGAAATTAGCTAACGTGGCTGAACTTTATAAGGGAAAGTTCGGTCCTTATTTGGAAAATAACACGATCGCGGGTTACAAAATATACAGCATAGGCAGCGATCATATTTTTTATTCTTTGGGAGCTAGGACCGGAGACGTGGTGCGACGGGTAAACGGAATGCCCTTAAACGATACGGTGAAAATGATGGAAATATGGAATTCCTTGAAAACGGCCGATAAAGTATCCGTAGACGTAGAGAGAATGGGCAAGATATTGTCCTATGAATTCATCATCCGGAATTAA
- a CDS encoding YifB family Mg chelatase-like AAA ATPase gives MEGILPFPVSVEINIKRGIPRFMITGLPSPSIKESADRIRIAIENSGFEYSLQNILVHLAPAGRKKEGTYLDLPIAAGILYLTEQLPNSEKLERFLFLGELGLDGSVKPLKGILPILSGLDSAGFTAAVVPFENRKEASVLGKFPIYTISHLKDLVSLAKGQMSPEPKCEIKIRSEILPWKFESYKSQLPAIRAVQIASAGYHHCLLSGPPGAGKTMLAKLAHGFLPKIHEKEGIELLGIRSLQEILSDTEVDRPFRSPHHTISDISLVGGSSSLKMGEVSLAGNGILFLDELAEFHSRNLQALREPMEEGRITISRIRGSITYPASFLFIGATNPCPCGYYQTLIKECNCSVASIRNYQSTFNGPFLDRIEIFYHIGFYRNADGEKVSINLKSIRDSIQSAADIQRRRLFRETGKLYNGRLRGEEVERMIPLSKECEIYFWKAIHDQKFSIRKVAHFRKVARTIADLEGSEDVLLRNLEEALVFLNSGWSPENRAVT, from the coding sequence TTGGAGGGAATACTTCCCTTTCCGGTATCTGTAGAGATCAATATCAAAAGAGGGATTCCCAGGTTCATGATAACGGGACTTCCCAGCCCTTCCATCAAAGAATCTGCCGATAGGATCAGGATCGCAATTGAGAACAGCGGATTCGAATACTCTCTCCAGAATATTCTGGTCCATCTTGCTCCTGCAGGAAGAAAAAAAGAAGGGACATACTTAGATCTTCCAATCGCTGCCGGGATTTTATACTTAACTGAGCAATTACCTAATTCTGAAAAACTAGAACGATTTCTTTTTCTTGGTGAGCTCGGACTGGATGGTTCCGTAAAACCACTGAAGGGAATTCTGCCTATACTTTCCGGGTTGGATAGTGCCGGTTTTACAGCTGCTGTCGTTCCCTTTGAAAATAGAAAGGAGGCTTCTGTCCTCGGAAAGTTTCCGATCTATACAATCTCTCATCTAAAAGATTTAGTCTCTTTGGCCAAAGGACAGATGAGTCCAGAGCCGAAATGTGAGATAAAGATCAGATCCGAAATTCTTCCTTGGAAATTTGAATCCTATAAAAGCCAATTGCCTGCAATAAGAGCGGTTCAGATCGCAAGTGCGGGATATCATCATTGTTTATTGTCAGGTCCGCCGGGGGCTGGAAAGACAATGCTTGCAAAACTGGCTCATGGATTTCTTCCAAAGATCCATGAGAAAGAAGGAATAGAATTATTGGGCATTCGTTCCTTACAAGAGATTCTATCCGACACAGAAGTAGACAGACCATTTAGAAGTCCCCATCACACTATATCCGATATTTCACTGGTGGGAGGTTCTAGTAGTTTAAAAATGGGAGAAGTTTCCCTGGCTGGAAATGGAATATTATTCTTAGATGAACTTGCAGAATTCCATTCTAGGAATTTACAAGCATTACGGGAACCGATGGAAGAAGGTAGAATTACGATCTCAAGGATCAGGGGTTCTATTACCTACCCTGCCTCTTTTTTGTTTATAGGAGCGACTAATCCTTGTCCCTGTGGATATTACCAAACCTTAATCAAAGAATGTAACTGCAGCGTGGCAAGTATTAGAAACTATCAATCTACTTTTAACGGCCCTTTTTTGGATCGGATCGAGATATTCTATCATATAGGTTTTTATAGAAATGCGGATGGAGAGAAAGTCTCTATAAATCTAAAATCCATCCGAGACTCCATCCAATCTGCGGCAGATATTCAGCGAAGAAGATTATTTAGAGAAACTGGAAAACTCTATAACGGAAGATTAAGAGGAGAAGAAGTAGAAAGAATGATCCCTCTCTCCAAGGAGTGTGAAATATACTTTTGGAAAGCAATTCATGATCAAAAGTTCAGCATTCGTAAAGTGGCTCATTTTAGAAAGGTAGCGAGAACGATTGCAGATCTGGAAGGTTCGGAGGATGTTCTTTTGAGGAATTTGGAGGAGGCCCTTGTTTTCCTGAATTCCGGATGGTCTCCGGAAAACAGGGCCGTAACCTAG
- a CDS encoding type II secretion system-associated lipoprotein, whose product MHEMVRFFAFLLALFTIQCGARLIKKEKLFEINEHYQDKIYSLKKDTKVSMTETFKKGMLVRIYIESTPSLIKVKCFPADQKREHAIGRLIAYQVNDDLEKKTISIEDLDKIVANELTEYKKKK is encoded by the coding sequence ATGCATGAAATGGTGCGATTCTTCGCTTTTTTACTGGCTCTATTTACCATACAGTGCGGGGCCAGGCTGATCAAAAAAGAGAAGTTATTCGAGATCAACGAGCATTACCAAGATAAGATATATAGTCTCAAAAAAGACACAAAAGTCTCCATGACCGAAACTTTTAAGAAGGGGATGTTGGTCCGAATCTACATCGAATCGACTCCTTCCCTGATTAAAGTGAAATGTTTCCCTGCGGACCAAAAAAGGGAACATGCTATCGGCAGGCTGATTGCTTATCAGGTGAACGATGATTTAGAGAAAAAGACCATCAGTATAGAGGATTTGGATAAGATCGTTGCAAATGAGCTCACGGAATATAAAAAGAAAAAGTAG
- a CDS encoding YraN family protein yields MGPGSKRKTLKGKEGENIAAELLREQGHRILERNFRIQKGEIDIISEKENGSSVLFEQKRFL; encoded by the coding sequence ATGGGACCTGGCTCTAAACGAAAAACACTGAAAGGAAAAGAAGGAGAGAATATTGCAGCAGAACTTCTTAGAGAGCAAGGTCATAGAATTTTAGAAAGGAATTTTAGGATCCAAAAGGGAGAAATCGACATAATCAGCGAGAAAGAAAACGGCAGCTCAGTATTATTTGAGCAGAAACGTTTCCTTTAG